The genomic window GTAGCATTTTTATCTGGTGAAATTCCATTACTACAAAATCTCATGGTATGCCAGTTTTTACTgttaaatctatttttattaacatggaaaatgaaataatttcaagGCTCTGGAGTAATCTGCCCAGTGTTTCACATGCACGTgcaatattttcagttttgctgGAAGAAAAATAGTATGTGCTTATCTGGAACGTTTTCTTGCCTAGCTCTGTCCTGCAGTGATTAATTATTGTTGCATTTCAGTCCCTTGGAACAGAGGATTTATAACAGAAATACTGCAGAGTGTGCCACATTTTTCAGCTCTGCACAACCAGACTGGGCTTGTTGCAGCAGGTTTTGCATACATCTTGAAATGTCTTGCAAGAGCTGAAGCTCTTGAGGATATTTTCAACCTTATAAGTCTGCGGAAATCTTGCGTCACAGTCCTCACGAGGCTGTGGTATGTACAGCAGCCTGCAGGAGGAAAGCTCTGTGGTGCAAAGCTGTTTGAGCACAGGCTGCATGGCTGGTGGTGCCACTGCCTAACCCAGATTCCCCTGGCTGCTTCAAAGGGCTGAGAGCCCTCATTCTCTCAAGCACATCTCTATTGCTCTTCCAATCAGTGGCTCATTTCTTACTGCTGGGAAGTAAAAATAGTCTCGTTAGTTGATGTGTGAAccttgggcttttttttctgattgtaCAGAGGATGACTTTATAGatcacttttatttctgtgtttgcttttattttatccATTGTAAAATGCAGGTAGTAGTGCAAAATGCTTTGCTTTTAGCCACACCACTGTCTAAAGCTCTACAGAAATTCAGCTGgacacaaaaccagaaaaccacAGGAGAAACCTAATCTGCTAACCACAAGAAAGGAACCAGTGGCCATAACTCAGACACTCAGTAGGTTATCACTATATTATTTTGGTAGCAACTTTTTTCTTTGTCAGTGTGACACTGTTTCACAGTGCCCTGGTTATCCCAGGCTCTGTATTCTTAAGACACGGAACATGAAAATGGGGATCTACACTCAGAGCACATGGTAGTCTAGATCACTGTGGTGTGGTCCTAGCTGGGGAAGGAGGTAAGTGATGGAGGCTGTGGGAGCTGAGAAAGTGAGGGTTGTATGACACCTGAAGGAAGGTGCAGGGAGGCAATCATCAGTGGTACCTGCTGAATGAATTCTGCACATACATTTCAGTGACTGAAGGACCAAGGCGTTCAGAAAGGCCTGAAAAGTGTAGTGACTATCTGTCTCCTGAACACAGCACAGTTCTCTGCTGGAACCCTGGCATACATAGCTTTAGATGTGCCTCAGCAAGTTTTCCCTGCTGAAGCAAAAGGAGCATGCTGAAGGGTTTTTAGACTTCAGGAAGGACTGATAGCTTGATGGTGTTGCTGCAGGTTGTGCTTATCAATATAGTTTTCCCTTTGTGACATTTTGCAATGCTGCCAACATTCACAAAtcatttctttttgaaaaatgcATCTAAGAACCACTTCTTAAAAGTAGATTGTCATTCTTccctattttaaaaaaatactattaGGATTAAAAAGAATGATGTCCTAATCTTCTTTTTGTATTTGATCAGTTTTCTTTGTTCGCATTTACCTTTATGTTTTCATCACTCAGACCAATATAGGTCAAAATCCTCTTACTGATCTCTGTGAATACACACTAATAATTCTGGGGCTCCATGGAGGCATAAATATCTGTCTGCCTACACTGCACTGCAGAAATATCAGGTTTAgtcagttttcctttttctttcattattttctagctcctgctcctgctttcaTGGTAGCATAAGTTTTAACAAAATGCTAGATCTTAGCTGGCAGAATAAACAGACAACATATTCTGAAACTAGATGGAAGAAGTGTAATAACTGTTTTAAAAACCCATAATTAGCTAGGTCACAAGATAGGCATAGAGCATGTACCTAATTCTGTCAATACCCTGCTACCATAAAGTTAGGCTCTTAAAGTTATTTCTGAATCATTCATTAAATGCAGATTAGACTTGCTGTCTTACCTAATCAAGCTTGCAGGCACTGAATTTCCTAAGAGTCTGGTGTCATTAGCTCTGAAGTCACCGGGAATGCAATGACTGGGAGTGATGGCTGCCTATGCCTATGTCAGACCTACTTCTTTGTCTCCCTATCCCTCTTGGGCAATTAGTTTCATTTGAGTCCTTGAAACAGCTTTTAATAAATCATTTTTTCAACCCTAGTGGGAATCTCTAGTTTCTTTAAGCAACCATAAGAAGATCTGTGGTGTCTGAAATACACATTATGTTTTACTGGACCAGACATATGACCCAGTTTTTCCCTATTATGGATAGTGAACACTTCAAAAGGTACAGTTTTGATCAAAGTGCAAAGGGTTGAAATCAAAGATAAAGCGACTACTTCCTAAGTACAAAACACTTGATTGGTTTGATGAGGAATATTTGTTTTGGATGATAATTGCTATAttgcttttctattttatatCCACTCTAAGACAAATTGTCTCTGAATGacaaaaataaacagtttttcaAAGGTTTACATTACTGAGAACATAACATGCTGAAGGAGAGCAGACTTTTCCTTCTTATGAATTGGGATTGACATTTATCATGCAGTCAGATATATTGCAGTTGTTAGATATGAGGCCTAAGGTCTAAAAACacattattcatttattttgttattatcATATAACTTTATTAAATACAGTGTGGTGATTGATGACAAACCAGGCCAATTGCTCTGACATTATTCCTCCAAATGAAAATCTCAATGCTCCacaaatttagatttttttcctgttttttatttttatttttgaaagacaAAGATATTTTCACAGTCCCCTCTCCTTAGCCTAGATAGCTGCTCAGTTGCAATATCCTCTGAGAAATAGTAACAGATTTTCATATGGGAATGATTTGACACTTCCATTTACCTGGAGACTTCACAAGGATTAGATAAGTAGATGGGAATAGAATTTTACTCAACAGAAATTAGGAGCTGGATCCTGCAAGTCACTTATGAGCATGCTCAGATTTCTTCACATGAACAGTCCCAACAGCCTGGCTCACACCCATTCCTCCATCCTATCCCCTTTCCACTATTCCTCAGGATACATCCCTAAACTGAAACTGAAAGGAACAGGACACCTGACCTTTCAAGTATGCAGCCTCCTACCTCTACTACTCATGGAAGGAGAATGGCCCTTCCTGTGCAATGTGTGTGGGAAACCAATTAAACTTTGATTAATGGATAGGATTACTCATGTAAATGATTAGTCACATCAGCGTTTTCATGATCAGGCCTTAACTTCTGTTGTTTCTTCCCCCATACACTTGATGATGTGATGAGTTGTTCTCCAGAGAAAGACAAACTTAGGAAATGCAGAGCAGAAGGTGACATTTAAGAGCTCACAGCAGGGGAATTTTACTCATTCTGGGACTAGTGCATTTTGTATGTGTAGGCATTATTATTAATTGAACACTTGTTTATGtctctaaaaataatttaaaatactttgatTTCAAAATGCAGTCTGGGTATGGCTTCAATTACTAGTCAGAAAGTATTTAAGAGGGCCTGATGCACTTCTACAGAGAGTAGGAGGAAATTATGTTTACCACCCTCTTTATAGGCTGATCTGCAAAATGCTGTCCTTGTAAATGTCTCCCAGGAACAGATTTAGAGTGAAGATGGTATATTTTCAagccttgtttttctcttttgttccagccaaatgctgcttttgttttcttttctacttCTACCTTCCTTCTTGAAGCGTGATTATTAACCACTAAAACAACCAAAACACGTGCTCAGTGCAAGCATCTGGAAGCACTTAGATATTGATTTTGATTCAAGGAATATATTATTTAAGACTGTCAtttgagaataaaaaaaaattagactaTTCATAGTAACTTCTGATATAACTTTTTATACTGCTAATAAAGTGGTAAAGAGATGCACCATCCAAATTACAGTATCCTGCCTCACCTGATGTGTCAGCCTATTAAATATGCTCATGTTCCTTTTCTTGAATCAAGCTCAATTCAGCTGATTGAAGAGGGATTTAAGCAAAGGAAAGGGGAAGATCTTCCCTGACCTTCGAGTAATTCCAGCAAAGTATTTTGCTGCTACACAGTTTCGCAAACCCAGGATCATTGGATatccttcctccttttctttggAAAGGTTCTCCATTTCCCTGCTTAGGTGCACTGGACTTCTGAAGGCCCAGATGTGGAGCAGAAAGGGAGAGAATATCCCATGAATCATTACACCAGACTACTTTTTCCTCTGTAAGGTAGGGTGGCACAAGATGAGGAAAGAGGATCCTTCAATGGTCAAGGGCTCCAGATTTTACACTGATAAACCCTGCAGGTTCACTGGAGTGAGTTCACTTGGGCTTCCCAAGACAGAAGGAGGTCAATACTTTGCAGTGAATTTTCCAGGTCTTTGACCACTGATTATTATTACAAGCCTCATTAAACCCTGTTCCTTGGGAAAATAATGTAATTATATGTTAATATGTTAATATGCATCTGTTACATGACATCAATGCATTTCTTTACTCTTTCAGGGTGTGAGTTCACACTGAGCAAAAAAGACCAGTGACTGCTCTATACATATGTAGAATACCTCACAGCATGCAAGATTATAAAGACAAGGCTTATGTATCGTCTTTTTCCAAATGACCCGAGGACATCTTTTTACTGTTTAATACACTGGAGTGCACTGACATCCTCCCTGACAAAACTGACTAATCAGGGATTAGGAGCAGCACAGCTACTCCATGTGAGCACTGAGCCTGCTGAGCATCTGGGCCCATCAGGCCAGGCAACAGAGCTGTGTTGCTTTGAGCTCTGAACAAAGTGAGCATTCTGGAGAGCTTCTTGTTAGGATGAATGTCAGAATCACTGCACTGTAACTCACAATAGGCTGGGGATGTACCCAAACCAAATGGCTTTGTTTTGTGGCTTGGATAAAAAACAGAGTGTGAAATGTGGTCTAAAATTAGTCAGGGATCCCTGAAAAGTTTTGTGCATCTGCCTTTAGGATGTTGTTGGCTGGAGAGCCTCATGGCCTGAGTGAACCATTGATGGCATCAAGGCAGCACAGCTGTTTACCATCATACAGAAAGAGGAAGAGCACAACAGTGAAGTGTCCAGTTCCCAAACAGACTTAAAATATACCAAACACTCAGTGTAAGCAACTGTCACCAAGTGCTACATGAATGTATGGGGTGCTGTGGTTTGGAAGAGGAAGTGGTGGACGTTAGAGAGTCCATGGGAGTTTTTCAATAAAGCTACTGCTTGTACTTTCATCACTCCTTGTTTCTATGGTAGTAGATTTGACACTGCTGTTGCTTGCATGGCTTTCCTCTGAAAAGTCAGAAACTCCTAGAGCTGTCATTTAGTGAGTGATACTCCTCTATAAACTATCTGGACTTCTATAAATATTGCTGACTGTATGAAGGGCATCATTAATCTTATCTTCCAGGGAACATCTCTAATCACACTTCTACCCGCCCATGTCAATCTAGGACACATCCAAACCTTAGAAATAGCAGTGGAAAAATCATAAAATGTTCTAACACATGGAGTTGGCAGACAAGTGCCAGACAAGATCACAAACTGTGCAAAATGAACAGTTTGCAAGTGAATGTGTTTCCCTCTTTCCCCCATCCAAGTGCTGGCTGAGTATCCTATGATGATTTCAAATTAATGCActagccctttttttttttccttctacgTGAATTTCCCTTTAATCAGAGCTGCCTAGTTGACACAATTACATGTGCTGGAACATCTCTGGTTCCATGACCAAAGTGGTCTCTTAATTTGCATTGTAAATTCAGCAACAGTTTTCCAGTTAAAACAGGATGATGGTAGAATGGGTGTTGTCTGCTGTGCAACAATGGCAAGACCTAATTACAAACTCTTTATATAAGCAGTTAGTAAATAAGGTCAGAAAGAAGGGCTGGATGATTCTGTTCACCATATCTTAATTGAACTCACAATTCAGGAAACAAATCATGAATGCCAAggaaattgttttctttatttccgGGTTGGACTTAATACGTGTGTCCCTTAGAAAAGGTTATCTATCCATTGCACTAGAATCAAACTGCAAAATGTGAATTTGTGGTAAGTTCATGTATCATTTTATTCTGGAGAGAGCTGGAaagggtttgatttttttttttggtaaggaTTTTGAGGTGTGGTTTTGTAATTTGGCTTActtccagaaaaacaaaaaagaccaGTGCTGCCTGGTAGACCACACAGGTAAGACGTAATATAGGCTCTTCCTGTACCTAAATATGTAACCTAGGAACACCAGCATGAACTGTCTGGCTGAATGCAGAAGTACTTCATCCTCAGCAAAGGCAAACATATGGCACTGGCAACATTCCAGGTAAACAGACTCGCACAAACAAGATGATAAATATATGGCTGATGCTGATTGTCTTCGCTGTTAGCTATTATTTATGGAGCAACCTTGAAGTGTGATGGAATATAAGATATGAAACTCTTTATTTCAGCAGAGGCTAGAACCTCAAGGGTATTTGCATGTTTTTACCCCAGCCATTAGTTCACACTCTCTGTCATGTACCAGCCTGGATAACTTTTCAGCTGTTCGTGTACCAATGAGATTACAACTCCTCAAGCAGTCTCACTGCTTTGTATTCAGGTTATCATAATTGTCAAAGTATGTGTTTAGAGTTTTAAAATCCAtagtttggttttgggtttgttggattttttcttggggggggggggggggggcggtgTACCATGGTGGGCATTTTACATGTGGAAGCTTTTCAAAGGTTGAGATTTGCCACTTTTTTCTGAAGCTCTTTGTATGCATTTCAAGATATCTTCATTCTCATCATACACATTTCAAGATCCAGGTGCTTCAGAACACAGCCTGCCCAACTGATACCTTATAAATTACAAAGTGATTCCTGATGGGGTAGCAAACTCATagcaaattaatttaaaaactagCACCAAAATCTAGCCCATTCTTCAATAGAATTTTGTTCAAAAGTTTTTTGAGGGCATCTTTCATTATACATTCAAATTTGATGATTTGAGCAATCATTTGTAGTGATTGCTCAAAATTAACACTTCCTTCTGCTATCAGAGAGAAGATACCTACTTAGAGAAAATTTCTTAACATATCCATATAGTCTTGCATTCACGTTCAGTGTCACTGAAGCCAATTTCCAATGTATGTATTTAGTAATTATGTTTAATATGCAACCATGTGAACAGATTAGTGACTCCTtaccaaaattaaaataatagcaaggaaggaaaaaaatagaagtatAGATTTATTAGAGAAGTTATCTAAAATAcaatattattttcctttttaaattagAACATATATTATTTCAATGAAAAGATATTTTGTATCATTTCTATGGTAATAAcaacttttaaagaaaacatttaatttagaacatttttaattaaaaaacccaacactaCCATTAAGACGTAACTAAGGCTGTTGACAGCACGggtaaaaatgcaaaatagtctcaaaaatatttacatgtcAGTTTCTTAAAATCTAAGAAGTCTAATTCTAAATATTCATTTTGCTTAACTTTCTCAAAATACCTTTTTCTCTAAATTATAGCTAGATTCTGTATACCTGTGCTTCTTACAAAGCTTCAAGTTATCGTTAGTTACGTGTACTATCACACCAGTAGATGAGGTTTCTTAAAATGGCTTATTCTGCTACCACCATATCCTCTCCCAAGTGGCCAACTTACTGTTATACCAAAGTGTCAGTCGCAGTAATAGTCACCAAAATGCACACAGCCACCCACCCCCTGCCTCCCCCAACCCCACACCCTAAGAACCCTTTCCCATTCAGCCAAGAGCCTTTCACAGTTCAATAGCTGGCATTTCAGATGCAGAGCAAAAGAAAGTAAATGGATCTGGGAGACAAGATGTTGCCTGGGCACACACGGCAAAGTTTGATTTGGGCTTAGCAAAAGGGGCTCCTCACAAACACAGCAATTCCTAACACTCTCAGCACTGAGGTTACTGGAAGGAAGCTCGGACTTCTCTGCTCTTCAAAGGCTGACACGGGCGCCAGTTGTCCACCATATGGCACACGGGCTCATTCTCAGCATTGAAGCAAAGGCCACGGAGTTTGCACATCTGTGGGGAAAGGCACAAATATCCTCAAATGCATCCTCTCATTTCAGCAGGACTTTTTGAAACTACACATCTTGGGCCTGAACCAGAGCTCTGACCCAAAGTTTTGACAGCACTAGTAGCCTAGACATGGCATCAGCACCTACGGGTCTGCATTTCACCCACACCAtttccagcccctcctgtccACAAAATATCTTGGCAAGAACTGTGAAAGCACAAAAAACAAGGACATAGACATGCATTTTCTGAACTCTGCAAGCAAAGAGCTATTTGTCCTTGATCCAGATATGAATTGAAATCCTTTCAGAATCCTCTGCAAGTTATACAGTTTTGGCTGGTTTTTTTAAGTCCacttgaaataaaaacaattaaaaatggCTTTACCCTTGGGTCAAAATAAAGCTGTTCAATGAATTCAAATTATCCTGATTTTCAAAGCCCATGAGGAGAAAACTGCTTCACATCAACAGGAGCATACTGTATAACTATGGTACTTGTTCCTAAAGTACAACTGGTGTTTTCATAATCTGATATAAAAAAAGCACCTTTATGTCTATATAGGAATCTCCAAAACTCACAAAAATATTGTGCCAAATAATAACCCACCCCAAACATAATCTCACATAGACAGGTAGAAGTGCTGATGAATGTATGTAGGTGGGACACAGGATTTTCTACAAATCAGGTTCTACACCAGGTTTTTTCACATTCAAGGAAAAATAGCCTCAACAATGGCCTGTGTCCTCTGGACTTCACCTTCAGGACAAACCAGAACAAAGTTTAGAGCTCAACTTCTGACAGAAACTGCTGTATCACAACAAGTGATAGCAGGCTTGCTATACCCTACTGTTATATTCAGCTTCTTTTCAGCTTTGGAAAACCTCATCACCTTAAACCTTGAATCAATACTCTTTTATGTGGTTTCTTGTTTTGATCAGTGTGGGAATGAAAAGGTAAACTGCCACACACTGTGGAAATATTGATGATAACATGGAGGGATGTGTAAGGGAGAAATAAGTGGTAACTTTTACCACTTGTAGGTGGTTGGAGTAGGTAGAGTAGAAAAAAAACACTATTTTGGTGGGTGTGCTCCTGCCTTATAATAAAATCATATTTGCAAACTTTGGATTATCAACAGTGATAGGAATAGTTTGGAGTAGTGTCAACTTTAATGCTCCCTTGCAGTTTACTAAAgacaaaaatcaaaatcaatCACTGCTATAGTTATTATTTCCAATACATCTTCTTCATCACATATTCTATCTTTTATTATGTTAACTTCTAAAACAGCTCAGTTGCATTTTCTTTCCTATTAGAAACCCCCTAGAATTAGGTGCAGGTTGTTAGCATGTCTACCATCAATAAGAGATCCTTAGGAATTTCAAGGTTAAACTAAAGCCCTTCAGGGTTGTTTTGTATTTATAGGCTCTAGATTCTATTTATATCTCTCAAGCTCACAGATCTGAACCCAAAAATGGAATCTTGCCTGTACTTAATTTCATTAATGGATAGTACAGAAAGCTGTGGCCAGGAGTGATTTAATCTGCGATTTAACTCTTCCTACTAGGAAGACTATCATTCTCAGGCTGGTCAAAAGAGTATTTTCTTAGGCAGCAGACTTCTGGAATTTGCAAATTTTGCCTCTTCCAAACAATGGGAGCTTTGTTAGAATCATCACAAAGCTGCGTAGGATTTCCCAGTCTGTTCTGTGACAAATAACTTGCAAAAAGAGCTCAGTGTCctggaaatgctggaaaatcaaaggATCAACTACAGCTCTACTCTACTCTCTACAACTACTACTCACAGTGTGAGACTGTGGATGCACCACACATGGTCCCCAGGTGCTTTGTAAACCTGGTCTTTTCAGGGCAAGCAGACCCAGAGAGGTAATTGCATGTACAGCAAACCTGCTGATGCTCACAATACATGCTGGAATAACTCTGCATGTGCAAATGGTCCTTTCATGCATGCCTCAATTTTCCAGATTTTTACCACATGACAGATCTAACCATGTATCTGGAAAATGTCTGATAATTTTTTCAACTTCCCCATCTTCCCTGGAGTGCCCAAAGAGAAGACAGCCTTACATTCTACAGCAAACTACATCCACAGGCAGAAGCAGAGTCCTGTCAGAAGAGGATTACCACTTCAGACAGATATTTTTGACATGTGGTGCTAGCTAATaccctgcacagctctgcactaACACTGCCACTTCACAGATCACCTGGTGGGATGAACTGAAGCCATCAGTGCAACTCCAGTACACATCTACTGGCACCATCCATTGGAAACCTACCTGCTCAGGGCTCACAGTGATGGGCTCCTTCAGAACGTGCCAGATCACACATTCAAGCAGTGGTGGAGTTGTCAGTGAGCCAGGGTATGTCCAGTAGTCTCTGCATGCAGGAAGGAGTCCAGTGGGGTCAAAATTTGTAAAGGAGGCTTGCTTTCCCTACAATAAAGTAAGCAGATGGGCTGATGTCAGGGAGAGAACATATACACACACTAGGATTGCAGTAGTGAAGTCTCCTAGGAAAGCTCCATGGTTGTAGAAAGGCAAAAATGGAATTTGGCATCAAGTGTTGCATGCCAACTATAGTACCTTTGGGATTAAATACTCTCAGCAAGAGTATATTGTATATACTCTTATATATCTTGTATATTTCTTACAAGATTTTCAAGATGTTGCTTCTCATACCAAATGCTGCATTTATGTTCCTTAGTCTTAGAGATAAGATTTAACCTTGCCTGAA from Agelaius phoeniceus isolate bAgePho1 chromosome 1, bAgePho1.hap1, whole genome shotgun sequence includes these protein-coding regions:
- the LOC129118889 gene encoding carbonic anhydrase 2 isoform X2 — encoded protein: MVQGGALDGVYRLVQFHIHWGSCDGQGSEHTVDGVKYDAELHIVHWNVKYGKFAEAVKHPDGLAVVGIFMKVGNAKPEMQKVVDALSSIQTKGKQASFTNFDPTGLLPACRDYWTYPGSLTTPPLLECVIWHVLKEPITVSPEQMCKLRGLCFNAENEPVCHMVDNWRPCQPLKSREVRASFQ